A genomic segment from Tachypleus tridentatus isolate NWPU-2018 unplaced genomic scaffold, ASM421037v1 Hic_cluster_2, whole genome shotgun sequence encodes:
- the LOC143242830 gene encoding serine/threonine-protein kinase ATR-like, with protein MIVKNDVKTAVFLLPHIMVNVLQDASNEEKEDIYREIMAVLSHVDQAEQSKLKFHEKTDLCHLSAQTVFSILDCLTVWCHQYFVMLRSSNQNNSKPANKGKETVHPP; from the exons ATGATTGTCAAAAACGATGTGAAGACAGCAGTTTTTCTTCTTCCTCACATCATGGTTAATGTTTTACAAGATGCAAGCaatgaagaaaaggaagat ATCTACAGAGAGATTATGGCTGTTCTAAGCCATGTTGACCAAGCTGAACAGAGCAAATTGAAGTTTCATGAGAAGACTGACCTTTGCCACTTGAGTGCCCAGACTGTGTTTTCAATATTGGATTGTTTAACGGTTTGGTGTCATCAGTATTTTGTGATGTTGAGATCTAGTAACCAGAATAACTCCAAGCCTGCAAATAAAGGGAAAG AAACTGTACATCCTCCTTGA
- the LOC143242256 gene encoding serine/threonine-protein kinase ATR-like: MEKALTYVQALGSLNSIMELMGPKHITAVRMKVMATLKIAIHFTEEDFPQICTQAWNTFVHKLEMRRLNENQKSSFFYLSVEDENFAYDLVQELVRSFLAAEDTRIQDCASYALQETLQIYTCQSGELSQIVRPSGSLWNRFSEEVQEILVPLQHSRYIMSSNKRTSFPCPIYGSKLGSTFKDWACNWASCLLRR, from the exons atggaaaaagCACTCACCTATGTTCAG gcattagGAAGTTTAAATTCTATTATGGAGCTAATGGGTCCAAAGCACATTACTGCAGTGAGGATGAAAGTGATGGCTACTCTAAAGATAGCtattcattttactgaggaagatTTCCCTCAAATTTGTACTCAAGCCTGGAACACTTTTGTTcataa attagAAATGAGGAGATTAAATGAGAACCAAAagtcttcatttttttatttaagtgtagaAGATGAAAACTTTGCTTATGATTTGGTTCAAGAGCTAGTTAGGTCTTTCCTAGCAGCTGAAGACACCAGAATACAA gaCTGTGCATCTTATGCACTGCAGGAAACcttacagatatatacttgtCAAAGTGGAGAGTTGTCACAAATTGTGAGACCAAGTGGTAGTCTTTGGAACAGGTTTTCAGAAGAGGTTCAAGAAATTTTGGTACCTTTGCAGCACTCtag GTACATTATGTCTAGTAACAAGAGGACTTCCTTTCCATGCCCAATATATGGGAGCAAACTAGGAAGCACTTTTAAAGATTGGGCCTGTAATTGGGCATCTTGTCTTCTCAGAAG ATAA